The Dreissena polymorpha isolate Duluth1 chromosome 4, UMN_Dpol_1.0, whole genome shotgun sequence region ACGGCACACCACGTGCTTGGCATCGGTTGGTATCATTATCATTGATGAAGCTGTCAAAAGACACATCGACACAGTCCAAACTGTGACCTCTCAGAACATGCTGACGGAACGCCGGGTGCTTGGCATCGGTTGGTCCACATACCATATCGGGCAAAGAAATAGAGCTGAAACTTCGATCTGCCGTGGGAAACCTTTGCGGAGACAGACATCTGTAATTGGGAAGGGTCAGGCCTATGAAGCCCTTCTGATATGTTTACTCAGGTTCTGCACCCACAGAGGCGTCTGATGATGATGCACTAAGTGACGCGCTGCACCTAATGTCGCCGCTTAATTTAGACGCCAGGTAATCATTGGCGGTGGTGAAATCATTCCATATAGCGGCGGCCTTGCTACTGCTGCATAACTGAACAGAATTCTTGCCTTTGAGCGGAGTGGAGATTGTTACAATCATGCTTGCATTCTTGTACGTGACACCGAGCAGACCTACCGGAGTGAGAAACACCGGATTGTAGTCGATCTCCGGTCCGCGGGGGTTGATGCCGGCGACGACTACGATCCTCTCACCAATCCCGATACTGAACAGACCTTTTGCTTTCATGGTGCTGCCTTGAAGGACCACAAATATGCCCTCGGCCTGAAACTTTTCATTTATGTTATACTTGCTGCGAAGTATGTATTGTAGTGTGTGTGCATCCATTGTGTACCTGAAATACACACATGTAC contains the following coding sequences:
- the LOC127875914 gene encoding uncharacterized protein LOC127875914, which produces MDAHTLQYILRSKYNINEKFQAEGIFVVLQGSTMKAKGLFSIGIGERIVVVAGINPRGPEIDYNPVFLTPVGLLGVTYKNASMIVTISTPLKGKNSVQLCSSSKAAAIWNDFTTANDYLASKLSGDIRCSASLSASSSDASVGAEPE